A genomic region of Serratia fonticola contains the following coding sequences:
- the cutC gene encoding choline trimethylamine-lyase, whose protein sequence is MAHYSLTPRVKLLAERLLSQNSTISTERATILETLGNDVSGMPQLVKNAKLFNELIKHLPGNIGPDELIIGSQSSTPRAAIFHSESELRSASAFTPVGQTSPDYLAVITKGMLAIAAEMEDRARTIGSAVSRSGLDEANQCRAMIYACNAAMQLAQKLASKAENMAALESHPYRKAELQEAAAMLKKVPAHGASSFKEACQSFYFFQLVLHLENGSYAVAPGGFDKLLYSFYQHDITHGVLTQEQAYEIVECLWLKLCELSEVRAPCELDGYPMFDALLHGTHINDPAVVINELSAMLLNARSNLEAFNHNLRVKLFAGETAIRPQYSAPSAPFVAATPQDVATHKLMEGLTPRLQRLRDNYLDARPSVSIYRAVTFTEVAKNNPGLPTILLRAKSFRAACETAPILIQKDELIVGHPCGKPRAGAFSPDIAWRWVQDELDTMGTRPQDPFVISEADKKVIREEIVPFWEGRSLDEICEAQYREAGIWAFSGETFVSDLSYHQINGGGDTCPGYDILLFTKGMNGIKADAQQHLATLSMENPEDIDKIYFYKAAIETCEGVVAYAKRIAEKARELAALEQDPVRRAELLTIAETNENVPANPPKTLQEALQSIWTVESLFEVEENQTGLSLGRLDQYCYPMYQADIASGRLTQDQALELLEAFIIKCAELMWMSSELGAKYFAGYQPFINLTVGGQKRSGGDACNDLTYLIMDAVRFVKVYQPSLACRIHNQSPQKYMEKIVDVVKAGMGFPACHFDDSHIKMMLRKGFDFEDARDYCLMGCVEPQKSGRIYQWTSTGYTQWPIAIEFVLNRGRMVLFDSYQGLDTGELHTLKTYEEFDNAVKAQIAHIVKLSAIGTVISQRVHRDVAPKPLMSLLVEGCMEQGKDVAAGGAVINHGPGLIFSGLATYIDSMAAIRKLVYQEGKYTLEQMRDALLANFEGFEQLRRDCLNAPKYGNDDDCVDQYALDITEWTERECRKYKMLYSTLSHGTLSISNNTPIGELTAATPNGRLAWMPLSDGISPTQGADKQGPTAIIKSVSKMNVETMNIGMVHNFKFLKGLLDTPEGKNGLITLLRTASILGNGQMQFSYVDNEVLKQAQLEPEKYRDLIVRVAGYSAYFVELCKEVQDEIISRTVIEKF, encoded by the coding sequence ATGGCCCATTATTCATTGACGCCACGCGTAAAACTGCTGGCAGAAAGACTCTTATCCCAAAACAGCACCATCAGCACCGAACGTGCCACCATTCTGGAAACGCTGGGTAATGATGTGTCCGGTATGCCGCAGTTGGTCAAGAATGCCAAGCTGTTCAATGAGCTGATCAAACATCTGCCCGGCAACATCGGCCCCGATGAGTTGATTATCGGCAGCCAGTCCTCTACCCCACGCGCCGCCATATTCCACAGCGAAAGCGAATTGCGCAGCGCTTCGGCCTTTACGCCAGTCGGTCAGACGTCGCCGGATTATCTGGCGGTGATCACCAAAGGGATGCTCGCCATTGCAGCGGAAATGGAAGACCGCGCCAGAACCATTGGCAGCGCGGTGAGCCGTTCCGGCCTGGATGAAGCCAACCAATGTCGCGCCATGATCTACGCCTGCAACGCCGCAATGCAACTGGCACAGAAACTGGCCAGCAAAGCGGAAAACATGGCAGCGCTGGAAAGCCATCCGTATCGCAAGGCCGAGCTACAGGAAGCGGCGGCCATGCTGAAGAAAGTGCCGGCTCACGGTGCCAGCAGCTTTAAAGAAGCCTGCCAATCGTTCTACTTCTTCCAACTGGTACTGCATTTGGAAAACGGCAGCTACGCGGTCGCGCCAGGGGGCTTCGACAAACTGCTGTACAGCTTCTATCAACACGATATTACCCACGGTGTACTGACCCAAGAGCAAGCTTACGAGATCGTCGAATGCCTGTGGCTGAAGCTGTGCGAGCTTTCCGAAGTGCGCGCCCCGTGCGAGCTGGATGGCTACCCGATGTTCGATGCCCTGCTGCACGGTACGCACATCAATGATCCTGCGGTCGTGATCAACGAACTGTCGGCCATGCTGCTTAACGCACGCAGTAATCTTGAGGCATTCAACCACAACCTGCGGGTGAAGTTGTTCGCTGGCGAAACGGCCATCCGTCCACAATACAGCGCCCCTTCGGCACCGTTTGTGGCCGCTACCCCGCAAGACGTCGCCACCCATAAACTGATGGAAGGGCTGACGCCGCGCCTGCAACGTCTGCGTGATAATTACCTGGATGCCCGCCCGAGCGTGTCGATTTATCGCGCCGTTACCTTTACCGAAGTGGCGAAGAACAATCCTGGTTTGCCCACCATTTTGCTCCGCGCCAAGTCGTTCCGTGCCGCTTGTGAAACCGCACCAATCCTGATCCAGAAAGATGAGCTGATCGTCGGGCACCCCTGTGGCAAACCACGCGCCGGGGCATTCTCACCGGATATCGCCTGGCGCTGGGTGCAGGATGAGCTGGATACCATGGGCACTCGCCCACAGGATCCGTTTGTGATTTCCGAAGCCGACAAGAAAGTGATCCGCGAAGAGATCGTGCCGTTCTGGGAAGGCCGTTCGCTGGATGAGATCTGCGAAGCACAGTACCGCGAAGCGGGCATCTGGGCCTTCAGCGGCGAAACCTTTGTCAGCGATCTCTCCTACCACCAGATTAACGGCGGCGGCGACACCTGCCCTGGCTACGACATCCTGCTGTTCACCAAAGGCATGAACGGGATCAAAGCCGATGCCCAGCAGCATCTTGCTACGCTGAGCATGGAAAACCCGGAAGACATCGACAAGATCTACTTCTACAAAGCGGCGATCGAAACCTGTGAAGGCGTCGTTGCCTACGCCAAGCGTATCGCAGAGAAAGCCCGTGAACTGGCGGCGCTGGAGCAGGATCCGGTGCGCCGTGCCGAGCTGCTGACCATTGCCGAGACCAACGAGAATGTGCCGGCTAATCCGCCTAAAACCCTGCAGGAAGCGCTGCAAAGTATCTGGACGGTCGAGTCGCTGTTTGAGGTGGAAGAGAACCAGACCGGGCTGTCACTGGGCCGTCTTGACCAATATTGCTACCCGATGTACCAGGCCGATATCGCCTCTGGCCGCCTGACGCAGGACCAGGCGCTGGAATTGCTGGAAGCCTTCATCATCAAGTGTGCGGAACTGATGTGGATGTCCAGCGAGCTGGGCGCCAAATACTTCGCCGGTTATCAGCCATTTATCAACCTGACCGTCGGTGGCCAGAAGCGCAGCGGTGGCGATGCCTGTAACGATCTGACCTACCTGATCATGGATGCGGTGCGCTTCGTCAAAGTGTACCAGCCATCGCTGGCCTGCCGTATCCATAACCAGTCACCGCAGAAATACATGGAGAAAATCGTTGATGTGGTGAAAGCAGGTATGGGCTTCCCGGCCTGTCACTTTGATGATTCACACATCAAGATGATGCTGCGCAAAGGCTTCGATTTTGAAGATGCGCGTGACTACTGCCTGATGGGCTGTGTGGAACCGCAAAAATCCGGCCGTATCTATCAGTGGACCTCCACCGGTTATACCCAATGGCCAATCGCCATCGAGTTCGTACTCAACCGCGGCCGTATGGTGCTGTTTGATAGCTATCAAGGGCTGGATACCGGCGAACTGCACACCCTGAAAACCTATGAAGAGTTCGACAACGCGGTGAAGGCGCAGATCGCGCATATCGTCAAACTGTCCGCCATCGGCACCGTGATCAGCCAGCGTGTACACCGCGACGTGGCACCAAAACCGCTGATGTCGCTGTTGGTGGAAGGCTGTATGGAACAGGGCAAAGACGTGGCCGCAGGCGGTGCGGTCATCAACCACGGCCCAGGGTTGATCTTCTCGGGTCTGGCGACCTACATCGACTCTATGGCTGCAATCCGCAAGCTGGTGTATCAGGAAGGCAAATACACTCTGGAACAGATGCGCGATGCGTTGCTGGCCAACTTTGAAGGCTTTGAACAGCTGCGCCGCGATTGTCTGAATGCACCGAAGTACGGCAACGATGACGACTGTGTGGATCAGTACGCGCTGGACATCACCGAGTGGACCGAACGCGAATGCCGCAAATACAAGATGCTCTATTCCACACTGAGCCACGGCACCCTGTCGATCTCCAACAACACGCCGATCGGTGAGTTGACGGCGGCGACGCCAAACGGTCGTCTGGCCTGGATGCCGCTGTCTGACGGTATCAGCCCGACGCAAGGCGCTGACAAGCAGGGCCCGACCGCCATCATCAAGTCAGTCAGCAAAATGAATGTGGAAACCATGAACATCGGCATGGTGCACAACTTCAAATTCCTCAAAGGGCTGCTTGATACGCCGGAAGGCAAGAACGGGCTGATCACCCTGCTGCGTACCGCTTCCATTCTGGGCAACGGGCAGATGCAGTTCAGCTACGTGGATAACGAAGTTCTGAAACAGGCCCAGTTGGAACCGGAAAAATACCGCGATCTGATCGTTCGCGTAGCCGGGTACAGCGCCTACTTCGTCGAGCTGTGCAAAGAAGTTCAGGATGAAATTATCAGCCGTACGGTCATTGAGAAGTTCTAA
- the cutD gene encoding choline TMA-lyase-activating enzyme — translation MNNALAKKGRIFNIQKYSIYDGDGIRTLIFFKGCNIRCAWCANPEGLTSDFQVMFSRDKCVDCGQCVTACPVGIHYQVKDAQGIPRHQINREIDCIGCRKCEEACIAGALDIIGKDVTVQELMDIILQDVDFYHASGGGVTLGGGELSLQTDFAAALLTECKKMMINTAIETNGTTPLANYEKLAQCTDMFLFDVKHIDSARHKELFGIGNEGVLRNLERLVELGAHIVVRMPLVRGYNDSFDAITGAIEYVIKLARHGNISRIDILPYHQLGKNKYEKLEMIYPVKGDPSYSEQELDQLAAFFQRFDFDIRLVRH, via the coding sequence ATGAATAATGCACTGGCGAAAAAGGGCCGGATATTCAATATCCAGAAATACTCGATCTATGACGGAGACGGTATCCGCACCCTGATTTTTTTCAAAGGTTGTAATATCCGCTGCGCCTGGTGTGCTAATCCAGAAGGGCTTACCAGCGATTTTCAGGTGATGTTTTCACGCGATAAATGCGTGGACTGTGGCCAGTGCGTCACCGCCTGCCCGGTCGGCATTCATTACCAGGTCAAAGACGCCCAGGGGATTCCTCGGCACCAGATCAACCGCGAAATAGACTGCATCGGTTGCCGCAAATGCGAAGAAGCCTGTATTGCCGGTGCCCTGGATATCATCGGTAAAGACGTCACCGTGCAGGAGTTGATGGACATTATCCTGCAGGACGTCGACTTCTATCATGCTTCCGGGGGCGGCGTGACCCTGGGCGGAGGCGAACTGAGTCTGCAGACGGATTTTGCTGCCGCCCTGCTGACCGAATGCAAAAAAATGATGATTAACACCGCCATTGAAACCAACGGCACCACGCCTTTAGCCAATTATGAAAAGCTGGCGCAATGCACCGATATGTTCCTGTTCGATGTCAAACACATCGACAGCGCACGCCACAAGGAATTATTCGGCATCGGCAACGAAGGCGTACTCAGAAACCTGGAGCGCCTGGTGGAACTCGGCGCCCATATTGTGGTGCGTATGCCTTTGGTGCGTGGCTATAACGATTCTTTTGATGCCATCACCGGTGCCATTGAGTACGTCATCAAGCTGGCACGCCACGGCAATATCAGCCGTATCGATATTTTGCCTTATCACCAGTTGGGCAAAAATAAATACGAAAAACTCGAGATGATCTATCCGGTCAAAGGTGACCCCAGCTACAGCGAGCAAGAGCTGGACCAACTGGCGGCATTTTTCCAGCGCTTTGATTTCGATATCAGACTGGTACGGCACTAA
- a CDS encoding BMC domain-containing protein: MNLSLGVIETYGLTAAIQAADAACKSAAVTVLGYKKIGSGLVCVFFEGEISAVKTAIDSGVAVIKQPEFIKGQLVIARPEKQVVALLNGLKGKPLTPPTATAPAKVQVTEPIAPETESAASEVPSTPATATDSKPPRPEGRSGKKAHK; this comes from the coding sequence ATGAATTTAAGCCTCGGAGTAATTGAAACCTACGGGCTGACCGCCGCGATCCAGGCGGCAGATGCGGCCTGTAAATCCGCCGCAGTGACGGTATTGGGGTATAAAAAAATCGGTTCCGGCCTGGTTTGCGTGTTCTTTGAAGGCGAAATCAGCGCGGTGAAAACCGCCATTGACAGTGGTGTGGCGGTGATTAAACAGCCTGAATTTATCAAAGGCCAACTGGTGATAGCCCGCCCGGAAAAACAGGTGGTGGCGCTGTTAAACGGATTAAAAGGCAAGCCGCTTACTCCCCCGACTGCGACAGCACCAGCCAAGGTGCAAGTGACGGAGCCAATAGCCCCAGAGACAGAAAGTGCCGCATCAGAGGTGCCAAGCACTCCGGCGACGGCCACAGACAGCAAGCCCCCACGGCCAGAAGGGCGCTCCGGTAAAAAAGCGCATAAATAA
- a CDS encoding phosphate propanoyltransferase, which translates to MLNETLLERIRHNLAQTPQAPTGIAIPVGVSNRHVHLSQQDIEALFGVGYQLTPLKELRQPGQFAAKECVMIVGPKGSLSKVRVLGPARECTQLEISKADCFTLGLKAPVRESGNLIASGDAILAGPAGYVSLHSQVICAQRHIHMNPQDAARLGVKNGQTVRVKTCGIRGLIFDEVVVRVKASFALELHIDTDEANAAGLASGDNVVIVP; encoded by the coding sequence ATGTTGAACGAAACATTACTGGAAAGGATCCGCCACAACCTGGCGCAAACCCCGCAGGCTCCCACCGGCATTGCCATTCCGGTCGGCGTCTCTAACCGGCATGTCCACCTTTCACAGCAGGATATTGAGGCGTTGTTCGGTGTTGGTTACCAGCTGACGCCCCTAAAAGAGCTGCGCCAGCCGGGGCAATTTGCCGCTAAAGAGTGCGTGATGATCGTTGGGCCAAAAGGCTCACTTTCTAAAGTGCGGGTGTTAGGGCCAGCGCGTGAATGCACGCAGTTGGAAATCTCCAAGGCGGACTGTTTTACTCTGGGGCTGAAAGCGCCGGTACGTGAATCCGGTAACCTGATAGCCTCCGGCGACGCCATACTGGCAGGCCCTGCTGGCTATGTCTCTCTGCATTCACAGGTCATTTGTGCCCAGCGTCATATCCATATGAACCCGCAGGATGCTGCCCGGCTGGGTGTGAAAAACGGGCAAACGGTACGGGTGAAGACCTGCGGGATCCGCGGTCTGATCTTTGACGAGGTGGTCGTCCGGGTCAAAGCCAGTTTTGCTCTGGAACTGCACATTGATACCGATGAAGCCAACGCTGCCGGGCTGGCTTCCGGTGACAACGTGGTTATCGTTCCCTAA